From the genome of Haloferax mediterranei ATCC 33500, one region includes:
- a CDS encoding metal-dependent hydrolase — translation MLPWEHLLFGYVSYSVLSRVVWRRPPSDKAALAVALATQMPDLVDKPFSWTLGIITTGYGPAHSVFVGLPVIMLVAGSARIRDKPVSIAALVGYASHLVTDVLALRANGPNFGRLLWPLAPQVPYESNISFIERFGTYVGTFLFQMMHPENLVLVLGYVAILSLGAVLWVLDGTPGIRWLRHRIGSDH, via the coding sequence ATGTTACCATGGGAGCACTTGCTCTTCGGTTACGTATCGTACTCGGTACTGAGCCGTGTCGTCTGGCGTCGCCCGCCGAGCGACAAAGCGGCACTGGCTGTCGCACTGGCGACGCAGATGCCTGACCTCGTCGACAAGCCCTTCTCGTGGACGCTCGGCATCATCACGACAGGCTACGGACCAGCACACTCTGTTTTCGTCGGCCTCCCCGTAATAATGCTCGTCGCTGGTTCGGCGCGAATACGCGACAAGCCCGTATCCATCGCCGCTCTTGTTGGGTATGCATCACACCTCGTCACCGACGTGCTCGCGCTTCGCGCGAACGGACCCAATTTCGGGCGGTTACTCTGGCCGCTTGCACCACAGGTACCATACGAAAGTAACATCAGTTTCATCGAACGCTTCGGAACGTACGTTGGAACATTCCTCTTTCAGATGATGCACCCGGAGAACCTCGTATTGGTACTCGGATACGTGGCTATCCTCTCGCTCGGCGCTGTCCTCTGGGTACTTGACGGAACACCGGGTATTCGATGGCTTCGTCATCGTATCGGAAGCGACCACTGA
- a CDS encoding pectate lyase family protein: MGTAAADDGRVNIVDEGADPTGQKSINPILESIPCDDGTTLYFPDGTYMMDDMFRHTKFKGFELRGENATIVPASDYDGRWLFKLGTYTHPGEDLTVEGFTFDFTEDNTGLRVVQAQVKDGLLARNLTVSGQHDSGKYGPFLFDITGSSGLGTIQNIHIPYGGEFSKNTPGDISVGPTGILVSPYHHGKLWVRNCEVGPWPDNGLYCSTDDGRVVVKGGSYKNSNIANIRLSGDYSSVHNATVIVNHQRDGDTNQRGIRLDGGKYNWVENTEVHLKKPNGRAVSIQNDVEWARVQNSNITVEGDVPTRAITVSPDVGKVDILNSEIEFNTPGQAIHIQGPTGADAPPVVVQETNVTGSGDGSCGRHAVRAERGNCTFDRLDIKQTGDDYRRGIKIIGDGCTMVWGDVTTSHTPIVNDADETEFRSITAKSLDGFEGMKILDGSENVKLVESEIYNGTTERGNVDVLYEDNLFRR; this comes from the coding sequence GTGGGGACGGCCGCAGCGGACGACGGCCGGGTAAACATCGTCGATGAAGGTGCGGACCCGACAGGACAGAAATCTATCAATCCGATCTTAGAATCGATTCCTTGTGACGACGGGACGACGCTCTACTTCCCGGACGGCACATATATGATGGACGATATGTTCCGACACACCAAGTTCAAAGGATTCGAACTTCGTGGGGAAAACGCGACTATCGTCCCGGCTTCCGACTACGACGGTCGGTGGTTATTCAAACTGGGAACGTACACTCATCCGGGTGAAGACCTCACCGTCGAGGGCTTTACCTTCGACTTCACCGAAGACAACACGGGACTTCGTGTCGTACAGGCACAGGTCAAAGACGGCCTACTCGCCCGAAACCTCACCGTCAGTGGACAACACGACAGCGGAAAATACGGCCCGTTCTTGTTCGATATTACCGGTTCATCCGGTCTCGGGACGATACAGAACATTCACATTCCGTACGGGGGCGAATTCTCGAAGAACACGCCGGGGGACATCTCCGTTGGACCGACAGGGATTCTCGTCTCTCCGTACCACCACGGTAAACTCTGGGTTCGGAATTGTGAGGTTGGCCCGTGGCCGGACAACGGACTCTACTGTTCGACTGACGACGGCCGCGTCGTTGTCAAAGGGGGCTCCTACAAGAACAGTAACATCGCAAACATCCGACTCTCCGGCGACTACAGTTCCGTCCACAATGCGACAGTCATCGTCAACCACCAACGCGACGGAGACACGAACCAGCGCGGGATTCGCCTCGACGGTGGTAAGTACAACTGGGTCGAAAACACCGAGGTACACCTCAAGAAACCCAATGGACGGGCAGTCAGTATCCAAAATGACGTCGAGTGGGCACGGGTTCAGAATTCGAACATCACCGTCGAAGGCGACGTTCCCACGAGAGCCATCACGGTGTCACCAGACGTGGGGAAAGTCGACATCTTAAACAGCGAAATCGAGTTCAACACCCCAGGACAGGCGATCCATATCCAAGGGCCAACCGGTGCAGATGCTCCACCGGTGGTCGTCCAAGAGACGAACGTCACCGGAAGCGGCGATGGCTCCTGCGGGCGTCACGCCGTCCGCGCAGAACGCGGAAACTGTACCTTTGACCGCCTCGACATCAAACAAACTGGCGACGATTACCGTCGAGGTATCAAAATCATCGGTGACGGCTGTACAATGGTCTGGGGAGACGTCACTACGTCGCACACGCCAATCGTCAACGACGCCGACGAGACCGAGTTCCGCAGCATCACCGCCAAGTCGCTCGACGGCTTCGAGGGGATGAAAATACTCGATGGGTCCGAGAACGTCAAACTCGTCGAATCGGAGATCTACAACGGGACTACGGAACGTGGGAACGTCGATGTCCTTTACGAGGACAATTTGTTCCGCCGATAG
- a CDS encoding helix-turn-helix domain-containing protein, giving the protein MNVRHEVDSRPIYLEICLDDPQLVLSSFTTNRSEVLEIEFQPTEEQGWDCAFVIVEDGDRESLVAAFESDPTVAEVEFLGDIGDNHRFRVRFADGVSLVPPSTTEMGVQVLSIRYKRNSWFIQLHLPVHSALHRVQSYYHDHDITFRVKRLHIARDTDVGAETMLLPSQHEVLLVAYRNGYFDVPRKASQRELADRLGISKSGVSQRIRRAVSRLIETTLSP; this is encoded by the coding sequence ATGAACGTGAGACATGAGGTAGATTCCCGACCGATCTACCTCGAAATCTGTCTCGATGACCCACAGTTGGTGCTCTCGTCATTTACCACGAATCGTTCTGAAGTGTTGGAAATAGAGTTCCAACCGACTGAAGAACAGGGGTGGGATTGCGCGTTTGTTATCGTTGAGGACGGTGACCGCGAGTCGTTGGTGGCTGCTTTCGAGTCCGATCCGACAGTCGCTGAGGTAGAGTTCCTCGGAGATATCGGCGACAACCATCGATTTCGGGTTCGCTTCGCGGATGGCGTCTCTTTGGTTCCCCCATCGACGACTGAGATGGGTGTGCAAGTCCTCTCTATTCGATACAAGCGCAATTCGTGGTTTATCCAGCTGCATCTCCCCGTTCACTCCGCGTTGCATCGGGTACAATCGTACTACCACGACCACGACATCACGTTTCGCGTCAAACGGCTTCACATCGCCCGCGACACCGACGTTGGTGCCGAGACGATGCTTCTCCCGAGTCAGCACGAAGTACTGCTGGTTGCCTATCGGAACGGATACTTCGACGTTCCCCGGAAAGCTTCACAAAGAGAACTCGCAGACCGCCTCGGTATCTCGAAATCGGGAGTCTCACAGCGAATTCGCCGTGCTGTGAGTCGACTTATTGAGACAACCTTGTCCCCGTGA
- a CDS encoding glycosyltransferase family 2 protein, giving the protein MYKDKSTAVVVPAYNEEGYVGEVIDTMPSFVDVAYVIDDGSTDGTWDEIQRHAEAFNTEHSPESPDYDDVIVPIQHDENRGVGGALKTGYLHALEDKVDITAVLGGDGQMDPDELAKYLDPIAEGDADYAKGNRFMKREDLDAMPGFRLVGNSILSYLTKIASGYWKTMDPQNGYTAISYEALKQADIENMYEYYGYCNDLLVKLNVENLRVADVACSSTYLYDDDWKSHIDYGEYIPRVSCMLLKNYFWRVKNKYLLRDFHPLAAFYLLGTAVSGVAFMGLVAMGLTSNGDKPTGIGNWILGLLFGVAFLLLGVVFDHGANETLEIQVDDETYDTTVTNHEQ; this is encoded by the coding sequence ATGTACAAAGACAAATCGACCGCCGTCGTCGTGCCAGCGTATAACGAAGAGGGATACGTCGGCGAGGTCATCGACACGATGCCCTCGTTCGTCGACGTGGCATACGTCATCGACGACGGCTCCACCGACGGAACGTGGGACGAGATACAGCGGCACGCCGAAGCGTTCAATACCGAACACTCTCCGGAATCCCCCGACTACGACGATGTTATCGTGCCCATCCAGCACGACGAAAACCGCGGAGTCGGTGGAGCGCTCAAGACGGGATACCTCCACGCCCTCGAAGACAAAGTCGATATTACGGCCGTCCTCGGCGGCGACGGGCAGATGGACCCTGACGAACTAGCGAAGTACCTCGACCCTATCGCCGAGGGTGATGCGGACTACGCGAAAGGGAACCGCTTTATGAAGCGCGAAGACCTCGATGCAATGCCGGGATTCCGTCTCGTTGGTAACTCGATTCTCTCGTATTTGACGAAGATTGCGAGCGGGTACTGGAAGACGATGGACCCGCAAAACGGGTACACGGCCATCTCATACGAGGCGTTGAAGCAGGCCGACATCGAAAACATGTACGAGTATTACGGCTACTGCAACGACCTCCTCGTCAAACTGAACGTCGAAAACCTTCGGGTCGCCGACGTTGCGTGTTCGTCGACCTACCTATACGACGACGACTGGAAGAGCCACATCGACTACGGAGAGTACATCCCGCGTGTGTCGTGTATGCTGCTCAAAAACTACTTCTGGCGGGTGAAAAACAAATACCTGCTTCGGGACTTCCACCCACTGGCGGCATTCTATCTACTCGGAACTGCCGTCTCGGGTGTCGCATTCATGGGCCTCGTCGCGATGGGTCTAACGAGCAACGGCGACAAGCCCACCGGAATCGGAAACTGGATACTCGGTCTCCTGTTTGGGGTTGCGTTCCTCCTCCTTGGGGTTGTCTTCGACCACGGGGCCAACGAAACACTCGAGATTCAGGTCGACGACGAGACGTACGACACCACCGTCACCAACCACGAGCAGTAA